ACTTCACCGAGTTGTTGATACGGCTCGACGTCAGCTGGTCGACGTCGTTCACGTGGTAAGCGTAGTTACCCGCGGCCGTGTTGCCGCCGGTCGAGTAGTTCGAACCGAGCACGTCCGTGCTGAGCGAGTATTGACGGCCCAACGTGATCGAACCGATGTTGTCCTTCGTGAGGCCCACGAACGCTTGACGGCCGAACAGCGCGCCGCCCTGGCCCGACGTGCCGTTGCCGCTGTTGAAGCCGCTTTCGAGCACGAAGATCGCCTTCAGGCCGCCGCCCAGGTCCTCCGAGCCGCGCAGGCCCCAACGGCTGCCCGATGCGACGCCGTCGCCGTACTGGAATGCGTGGCTGCTGCCCGTGGCGGTCTTCACATTGCTCACGTAGCTGATACCGGCATCGATGAGGCCATACAGCGTGACGCTGCTTTGTGCGTGGGCGGCGCCCGCGATTGACGCAAGAATAGCGGTGGTCAGGATTTTCTTTTTCAACTCATTCTCCGGGGTTGATGAATGTTGCGGCTCCGCCCATGACGGGATGGCCGGTTGCGCGACGGGCTGAATGTAAGGGCGATCAGCGAAACGAATGTGACAGTAAGGCTAACGTTCGGGAATGTCTCGATACTGTGGTGCGGACGCGACAGGGGGATTGTCGGCGTGGGAATTGGTGCAATGCCTTGTCGCACGTGGCTTTAAAGAGGATTTAAAGCAGCCGGGATAGCGGCGATTCGAGGGTTTTTCTTTATAAGATTTTCGCCTTTTCATTCTTCTTGTCGGCTTATCGGAATTCCTGTTCTTTGATTGCCTTTTAATAGTGAATGAAATTGATTGATCGGTGTCATCAAATGACGCGTGCATGCGGGGTGTGGCGCGATCCGGAATTAGGCGCAATGGCGATTCGACAATTCGCCTGATTCCGGATTACTGATTATCGGCCGCGTTATATGAGCGGCGGACATGAGCGAGTCCGCCGCCGGCCGCGCGCTATTGCGACAGCAACGACCCGGTGCGGATCGGCCGGTCGCCGGCGATGCGCGCGACTTCCATGCCGGCCGTCGCGAAGCGCGTGCCGTGACGCGCGTACAGCACGCCGCTGACGGTCCCGCACAGCGTGACGACGTCGTCGGTCAGCGGGTCCACGAGGTCAGCGACCGGCTGGCCCGCGTCGATCCATGCGCCGGGCTCCGCGCGGAACACGAGCACGCCGCTCGCCGGCGCGACGATCGGCTCGGTGCCGGCGAGCGGCGTCGGCTCGAACGCGAGCGGCGGCAATGCGGCCGGCTCGCCGTCGATCACGCCGCGCTGCGTGAGGTACTCGACGATCGCCTGCGCGTCGCGTTCCGCGAGGTCATACGACACGTCGCGCTGGCCGCGAAACTCGATGGTCACCGAAATCGTCGCGAGCGGAATCGGAAAGCGCGCGCCGAAGCGTTCGCGCAGCCGCGACCAGCAGAAGCTGTGGATCTCCTCGAACGGATTGCCGATCGAGTTCAGCACGAGCAGCGACGCCTTCGCGTCCAGGTAGCGCGCGAGCGGCTCGACGTCCGGCCACAGATCGCGCGTCGTATAGAGGTGCAGCGCCGCTTCGAGGTCGCAATGCAGGTCCAGCACGATGTCCGCGTCGTACGACAGCCGTTGCAGCGCGACCCGCTGCGAATCGAGTTCGCTGACCGGCTGCAGCGCGCGCAGCGCGTCGCCGATCGCCGCGCGGATCGCGTCGCGGTTCGCGTTCGCGTCGCTGCCCAGTTGCGAATCGATCTGCGCCGGCACGAGCGACGCCAGGTCGTGGAAGTTGCGGTTGAAGTTCTGCCCGCTGCCCGCATCGAACCGGCCATACAGATGGCCGAACAGATGCTGGTTCAGCCCGATCGGATTCGGTACCGGCACGACGACGATCTCGCCGCGTATCCGCCCCTGCGCTTCGAGCGCCGCGAAGCGCCGCCGCAGCGCCCAGGCGACCAGCATCGCGGGCAGTTCGTCCGCGTGCACCGACGACTGGATATAGACCTTCTGGCCGCCGCCCGGCCCATAGTGGAAACTCGTGATCTGGCGGCTCGTGCCGAGGGTGGGCGCGGTCAGCGGATGGTTGCGGATGTGCATGGTCGTGGCGCGCCGCGGAACGAGGCCGCGAAACGCGTGGAGGTTGACGGTGGGCGAAGCCCGTCGCGGGCCGGTTCCCCCGATCTTAGCCGACAAAGCGGTGCGGCCGGAATGCAAACGGGCCTCGCGATGCGAGGCCCGTCAGACGGAGGGCGCGCGGCACGAAGCGCCGCGCGACACGCCGATGCAGCGTTGATCAGCCGCCGTACACGTCGAAGTCGAAATACTTCGCTTCGATCTTCTTGTACGTGCCGTCCTTGATCATGTCGGCGATTGCCTTGTCGATCTTGGTCTTCAGGTCGGTGTCTTCCTTGCGCAGGCCGATGGCCGCCGCGCCGGTCGGGATTTCCGCGCCGGCGAACTGGTAACCCGCGCCGCGCGGGGTCTTCAGGAAGCCGAGGTCGGCCTGCACTTCATCCTGCAGCGCAGCGTCCAGACGGCCCGACAGCAGGTCGGCATAGACCTGGTCCTGGTTCTGGTACGGGACCACGTTCACGCCCTTCGGCGCCCAGTTGGTCTTCGCGTAGGTTTCCTGGATCGTGCCCTGCTCGACGCCGACCGACTTGCCCTTCAGCGAATCAGCGGTCGGCTGGAAGCTCGTGCCCTTCTTCGCGACGAGGCGCGTCGGCGTGTTGAACAGCTTCGCGGAGAACGCGATCTGTTCCGAACGCTGCGGCGTGATCGTCATCGACGACAGCACGCCGTCGAACTTCTTCGCCTTCAGCGCGGGGATCATGCCGTCGAAATCCTGCTCGACCCACACGCACTTGGCGTTCAGGCGGCGGCAGATTTCGTTGCCCAGGTCGATGTCGAAGCCGACTACCTTG
The Paraburkholderia caballeronis genome window above contains:
- a CDS encoding succinylglutamate desuccinylase/aspartoacylase family protein, encoding MHIRNHPLTAPTLGTSRQITSFHYGPGGGQKVYIQSSVHADELPAMLVAWALRRRFAALEAQGRIRGEIVVVPVPNPIGLNQHLFGHLYGRFDAGSGQNFNRNFHDLASLVPAQIDSQLGSDANANRDAIRAAIGDALRALQPVSELDSQRVALQRLSYDADIVLDLHCDLEAALHLYTTRDLWPDVEPLARYLDAKASLLVLNSIGNPFEEIHSFCWSRLRERFGARFPIPLATISVTIEFRGQRDVSYDLAERDAQAIVEYLTQRGVIDGEPAALPPLAFEPTPLAGTEPIVAPASGVLVFRAEPGAWIDAGQPVADLVDPLTDDVVTLCGTVSGVLYARHGTRFATAGMEVARIAGDRPIRTGSLLSQ
- a CDS encoding ABC transporter substrate-binding protein, which encodes MKKLLAALSVALLAVSAGAAHAKDWTTVRFGVDASYAPFESKAPDGKVVGFDIDLGNEICRRLNAKCVWVEQDFDGMIPALKAKKFDGVLSSMTITPQRSEQIAFSAKLFNTPTRLVAKKGTSFQPTADSLKGKSVGVEQGTIQETYAKTNWAPKGVNVVPYQNQDQVYADLLSGRLDAALQDEVQADLGFLKTPRGAGYQFAGAEIPTGAAAIGLRKEDTDLKTKIDKAIADMIKDGTYKKIEAKYFDFDVYGG